The Brassica napus cultivar Da-Ae unplaced genomic scaffold, Da-Ae ScsIHWf_294;HRSCAF=481, whole genome shotgun sequence genome has a segment encoding these proteins:
- the LOC125602691 gene encoding protein POLYCHOME-like, producing MAEGRDRLERQIDFASLFLNRQRGRIFVDDETTWTVQARGGIWRRGRPRPRTRTRPRASPSRRALADITDVNRVGTERRRAVVGPRPLLDTAVVRAGTERRRAVDRVPLAQLELRYSVASAVASAGVNHPSSIAWVQQKLLSLKEELSDGEEALTPELLNYIDQVGIYLTEELEKLKSTPSAQRAERERRIRTLMSMR from the exons ATGGCGGAAGGGCGCGATAGACTCGAACGACAAATTGATTTTGCATCATTGTTTCTCAACAGACAGCGCGGAAGGATCTTCGTTGACGATGAAACTACATGGACTGTGCAAGCAAGAGGTGGTATTTGGCGGCGTGGAAGGCCTCGTCCTCGTACTCGTACTCGTCCTCGTGCTTCACCTTCAAGGAGGGCCCTCGCTGATATCACTGATGTGAATAGG GTGGGTACTGAGAGAAGGAGAGCAGTGGTTGGCCCAAGGCCCCTCCTTGATACTGCTGTTGTTAGG GCGGGTACTGAGAGAAGGAGAGCAGTTGACCGTGTACCACTGGCTCAGCTCGAGCTCAGGTATTCTGTGGCCAGTGCTGTTGCATCCGCTGGAGTCAACCACCCCTCTTCCATCGCTTGGGTTCAGCAGAAGTTGCTCTCACTCAAAGAGGAATTATCTGATGGAGAGGAGGCCCTCACTCCAGAGCTCCTCAACTATATAGATCAAGTGGGGATTTATCTGACGGAAGAGCTTGAGAAGCTGAAAAGCACACCAAGTGCGCAGAGAGCTGAGAGGGAGAGGAGGATTCGAACATTGATGTCCATGAGGTGA